Proteins encoded by one window of Paenibacillus sp. DCT19:
- a CDS encoding amino acid permease: MQEETLTRGLKNRHVQLMAIGGAIGTGLFLGAGKTIQLAGPSILLAYIITGIVLFLIMRALGELLLSNLNYHSFVDFVRDYLGEMAAFVTGWTYWFCWISIAMADVTAVGLYTQFWFPNIPQWMPGLIALVILLIMNLATVKWFGEMEFWFALIKVIAIVALIVIGVFMIVRGFSTDQGPASFANIWSHGGLFPHGLHGFLLSFQMVVFAFVGIELVGLTAGETENPEKVIPKAINQIPIRVLLFYVGALLIIMSIYPWNAIVPSESPFVQVFAAVGIATAAGIVNFVVLTSAASACNSAIFSTSRMVFSMAKDRNAPSSFARVNRRKVPSNALFFSTLIILFAIILNYVMPEGVFVLITSVSTVCFIFVWGITVISHLKYRRTQPELANRAKFRLPLYPFSNYIILTFLVFVLVILGFAEDTRVALFVTPVWFILLVGVYLVQKRRRGVSKS, from the coding sequence ATGCAAGAAGAAACATTAACGCGGGGACTAAAAAACAGGCATGTGCAGCTGATGGCCATTGGGGGAGCGATTGGTACGGGACTGTTCTTAGGGGCAGGGAAGACCATTCAATTGGCTGGGCCGTCGATCCTACTTGCCTACATCATAACTGGGATCGTGCTGTTCCTAATTATGCGAGCTTTAGGAGAGTTGTTGTTAAGCAATTTGAACTACCACTCATTTGTGGATTTTGTACGTGATTATCTGGGAGAGATGGCGGCATTTGTCACCGGTTGGACCTACTGGTTCTGCTGGATATCGATTGCTATGGCAGATGTTACAGCGGTTGGGCTATACACACAATTTTGGTTTCCGAACATCCCTCAGTGGATGCCAGGTTTAATTGCACTGGTTATTCTGTTAATCATGAATTTGGCTACAGTCAAATGGTTTGGGGAAATGGAGTTTTGGTTTGCTTTAATTAAAGTCATTGCCATTGTGGCACTCATTGTTATCGGAGTATTCATGATTGTCAGAGGTTTCTCCACAGATCAAGGGCCGGCGAGCTTCGCGAATATCTGGAGTCATGGTGGACTATTCCCGCATGGACTACATGGGTTCTTGCTATCGTTCCAGATGGTTGTTTTTGCCTTTGTCGGTATTGAACTTGTAGGACTTACGGCTGGGGAGACGGAGAATCCGGAGAAAGTCATTCCTAAGGCCATTAACCAGATTCCAATCCGGGTGTTGTTATTCTACGTCGGCGCCTTATTGATCATTATGAGCATCTATCCTTGGAACGCCATTGTGCCGAGTGAGAGTCCATTTGTGCAGGTATTTGCCGCTGTAGGTATCGCCACAGCCGCAGGGATTGTAAATTTTGTCGTGCTGACGTCGGCGGCTTCAGCATGTAATAGTGCTATTTTTAGTACAAGTCGTATGGTATTCTCGATGGCAAAGGATCGCAATGCACCTTCTTCATTTGCACGTGTTAATCGGAGAAAGGTACCATCTAATGCACTGTTTTTCTCGACGCTAATTATTCTATTTGCGATTATTCTCAACTATGTTATGCCTGAGGGCGTATTTGTACTAATTACGAGTGTGTCGACCGTTTGCTTTATTTTTGTGTGGGGCATTACCGTCATCAGTCACCTGAAATATCGCCGTACTCAGCCTGAGCTTGCTAATCGTGCGAAGTTTAGATTGCCGCTATATCCATTCTCCAATTACATCATTCTCACTTTTCTGGTCTTTGTTCTGGTAATCCTCGGATTCGCTGAAGATACCCGGGTAGCGTTATTTGTAACGCCGGTGTGGTTTATTCTGTTGGTGGGCGTATATCTCGTGCAAAAGAGAAGACGTGGTGTGAGTAAGAGCTGA